The segment atatgaaaacaaaaataaggaaTAGTTGTTAATTGTATTATAGTAATATTCAGTATTACTGttgatatttttcataaatatattataatattcCTATATTATTAtcgtaattattattattattttaacacaaTAAACATACGGATCAATGACAATGtatgttgtgttttaaattacaACACAAAACCAATAAATATATAGATAATCAGAACTAGAAATGATCAGAAAAAAGATCAAACTaaatacaaaacaattaaaaagcagTAAATGCGTGGCAGAAGGAAGTATTTATGTAAATGTAGAACATTAGTGGTTGTTTATGAACGCTATTGTGTTGGTTGAAATCCTTTCAATTGCATGATAAATCGAGTCAAATTCCCTCATTTGATAATAAACAATACTGAAAAACTTTTATTTGGTTTAGTCTCTCCAACCCCATAAATAAAAGTAGCTGTTTTATGCAGCGAGCAAGCAGAGAAAACTGCTGCACCTTTTGAAGTTGTTGCACTTAAGTCAAAGATCAAAATCAGATGTGATTCATTCTGAAGTGTGAGCTTTTAGTTGCACCTAGTGAATGAAATGGATACTCACGTCAATGAAGATGGACATTCCCTTCTTTAGCTCCATCTGAGCGCAGGGCTCCTCGGACACAGACTGAAGCTCCTCTGAACAATCCATCCTCCTCAGTGCTGCTTCAGATGTAAACTGCGGGGGAATGTGTCTGCCTGTGCCTCTTTTCACTGATTACTGCCACAACTGAAAAATAAAGCTGCTGTGAAGTCAGAACAAAAAAGCAGACACAGTTTCCTGACACAATCACGTCTAGTTAATTCtgttaaaacaacaacttctgTCGTTGTGGGCTTTGGTCCCATCATAAGCCACAGATATCATGTTGGAAATTAGCATTAAGGAAATTAggactccctccccccaccccccaacgtATTAATCATTCAAACACCTTTGTCGTGTGtgatgcttttactttgaaatggTTCCTGCTGCGTTTCTCTGACTCGATTCTAAGATGAAGGAAAGTAAGAGCCTTTTTTTACTCAGTTTTAAACTTTAATATCACTGCACACAAGCTCATAAATTTTAATTAACAACCCCATAAAATAAATCCGGAGTCACTGATACTACTCTGGAAACAGCAAATGATGTGGCAAAGAAAATGTGTGGGACATGCAGCTCTACGAGCAACACAAATATGTCAAGACAGGGTTGCTATATATAGCAAGGTCTTTGTGCAGGGCACAAAGACCTCAGAAGAGGTCAACTCTGCTTGGAGGTTAGAGCGTTCTTAgatatttgaattttatttttttatttttttcaagtgcAAGTTTGAGGTGAGTCTAACTCAAAACGCCTTATGCTTTCATTTTCCCAATAGTAGCATCTCCTGTTTCTATTTAAATCTGCTTCAAGAcactgtcttttcttttcttttcttttttttaattttaataattaagaCTGATATTTCTGGTGAGCTTGCAAACTTTGAGTCaacaacattgtttttaaactatgCTTAAAGGAAAAATAGGGTAATTTGGAGAGAAGTGCAAGGGAGATGTAAATGtgtttatgtaatattttcacTCAGTGAGACTTGGGTGTAGGTTTTCTTTTATAATCTGCTGTTGAAAGAAGCGGCAGCTGCCTGGGGAAAACTGAGCAACACTTCCATCTGGTGGATAGATCTGGAAATACACGAAGGAGCCATCGCTAAATACAGTACATTAATACGTCTTCAGACAAAAGAGGGCAGATATTATATAATGACATTTATATCAAGCTTATAATCACAAactttttcttatattttaggAATACATACATCATTTTAAGGATACAGAGGCTCATTGTGTGCATAGCTTCACTCtaaattttaaatgtatgcAAAGGATAAATAGAGTCCCACAGTGTGCTGGCATCCAGCCTCATTCAGGTAAATGAGTATTCAAATTGTGTTGCGTAGTACGCAACACGCAGCACTGCTTTAAAAACTGTTTGCTTAGTTAGATTTCATGTAAAACTCAAACTGACAGCCCAAGCATCAACACTGTGGAATTACTAACATGTTTTTCACAATTTAGCCAATTCAGTCGACACAGAAGTttatgaaattaaatcaaatcgagcttaaagaaaaaaaatacagataaaagtaaaaataaaaacagacatcaAGATTTTTCCAGTCACTTTTGCGACCACCTTTGGCGACGGTGTTAAATCCAAATAACGTTTCTGCATGACATGATCAGTCTCTCACATCATCCAGACTAGAGCAACTTTGaggaactttttattttattttcacgaAGTTGCTTCAATTAATTTAGGTTTGCGTGCCTTTGCTTTCGGACAGCCTTCCTAACGTCCCACAACAGCACGCCAGTACGTTGAATTTGACGCGGTGTTGCAGATGAAAAACGCTTGGTGCGTAGAAGTTTTTTAACATATAAATACATAGTTGCTTGCCGTGCTATTGTGCCGTAGCCATCTTGTGAGTGGCATACTATTTGTACGATGTGAGACAAGGCAGCGTTCAAGGAGTTTAAGTATGTGTAAACTATATGTGGCCTGTTGTACTGTTGTAATGTAATACTGTGAGGCATTAGCAACACgaggctttttttgtttttcaaactgTATATGAAATGCAATAAATACAGTTTATCCATTAGAACTAAAACAAATTCAATTGGATTGGTTCGGATTATTCACAATCTCCATGTTTATTCAATTTTCCTAAAAAAGCAGATTGAActcttaaaaaataataacaataataattacaaTAGGCTTTCGTGGTGCTTTCGCTgttcgggcctaataataataataataataataataataataataataataataataataataataatacttgtACATCTCAAAAATAACATTAAGGTTTTTACATCCAACCCTTAACCTGGGTCCTTTATTTCGAAAACTTCAGTTTCAATGCATACGTGATAACCTTGCCCATCACAATATGGCGGACGAGCTGACGCATCCTAAATTATGGAGTCTCTGAAAACGTTTGACTTGTGCTGTTACTCCGCGAACTATCGCGATACCGGTTGCAGCTTTGTGGTTGGTCCAGAATGGCTTACGGTCACTTGGCATTCTGGGACACAAACATTGGTCGGTATGAATAACTGTAACAGCGACAGCAGCATCCGTCGCGCAGAGAAGgagacaggacaaacaagcgACTCGCCAGAATGCAGCGGAGAGGAAAAACGGTCTTTTTATGTCTCGTTTTTGTTGTCGCTGAGAGTGAGGCCCCTGTGGTTTAATCTCTGAAATGCAAACGTCGGACTTTATGTGGTTAGCTAACGGCGGCAGCAAGTTAGCCCCGCAGTGATTTGTGCCTGTCCGTTGGCTGGCGGCTCGGGGAAAACTGGTGAAGTATTAAAAGTTCGCCCAGCTTCTTTTGTTCTGCCCACTGACTCGATTTCGCTCGGAGCCGAGGGAGGACGACTCTGAACATGGCGAGCGTCAGACACAGACGCAGCAAAACTTGCTTTTTAAAGTCGCTGGACTGGCATATCCCGCAGCTAGTTTACCCGAGATAAGCGCCGGCGGAGCTGTCGCTCCGTGTAATGGCAGTTGGCGTGGGAGCCGCGCAGCTGTGTGGTACCACCGCGGATCTCGTCATCGGGAAAACTTTCTAGGCTGGCTATCCGGCCACCATCCCAGCTGTCTCCGGGTCACCCGAGCCCCACCGCTGCTGGTCCCCAGAGGCGATTTTGAGGGGCGGGGTGGGGGTACAACATGTCAGGGGCCACGACCGTGCAGCTCTTCACCAAGCTTGTGAAGCACGGACTGGGCAAGACGCAGATCCAGCTGAACCGCTGGCTGCAGAGGACCGCCGCGGAGGACTGCGAGAAAATAGACATCCTGATATGCGGCGCGTTTGAAGAGAGGAGCGTCGGGGCCGGGAAGTCGGATGGGGACCCCGATGTCATCGCCGACGCAGCGGGGCCCCCCTTCAGCAGCAGCGGGGAGTTCAGACACCCATGCTGCATCACCACCTTCTGCTTCAAGAGCGCCCTGCTGGCCTGCATCCTGACCGCCGTGTGCTTCTCGTCGGTCGGGCTGGTGCGGCAGTACCTCAAGGACCTCCTGCTCTGGGTGGAGAGCCTGGACAGCTTCGTGGGAGCCATGCTCTTCATAGTTGGGTTGATCGTCGTTTCCTTTCCGTGCGGATGGGGGTACATTGTTCTGAACGTGGCGGCGGGCTACCTGTACGGCTTCGTGCTGGGCATGGGACTGGTCATGGTGGGCGTTTTGATCGGGACCTTCGTGGCGCACCTGGTGTGTAAGCGGCTGCTGTCTGACTGGGTGCTGAACAAAGTCGGGAACAGCGACCAGCTCAGCGCTGTTATACGAGTAGTGGAAGGAGGGAGCGGACTCAAAATCGTGGCCTTAGCAAGACTCACCCCCATACCGTTCGGACtccaaaatgcagttttttcgGTGAGTATTAAAAACGTCAGCCGTCGCTTTTCCCCCTCCTTCGTGTTTTCAGTGGTGGTCTTTGTTGTGGGCACTGAGGCTCACTGCCCAGGGCGTCAACCTTCCAGTGGGCGACAAGGCCTCCTGCTCCAACCCGTATAGACTGCTCCAGTCAACAAGAAGTTCTGCGCCTGGTGTAAAGGTTGCTTTATTATTGACGCACCCGCGAGGTCCGCGTGGCTAAGTGTCGTAATTTTGGCTTCCACGCCCCTGCGCCAAAAGTTTCCCGCTCCACGCACATGTGGAAATTTCTAACTACACAGACGAGCAAGTGCTCCTTCTGTCCAGAGGTTCGTAAACATAGACGTCTTTATGATTCGGCCCAAAAAGATCACCGTGATCAACAACTTGTTAACAATAGGGCTTGGGATCCgtgttgcattgtgggacgtggcggccatgttgatggcaacgcaacgttaaaatacctctgacataacgttgttgaacgaagagacgtagaagtagagttgagaaagaatagatagaaaaaatatgtaaaaatcccgaaaaggatctgaaatttaccgggacacattaaatagagaagccagggaccggtatgttgacaaaatcagcattattatggagcgccgacgaccacttgttgccactgttttgcatatcagaCGTCTTCGGCTACTTTGTTTGCGGTGTGAGCACCTATACTATAGACATCCTATAGAcaagttccaaagctacaaatccttggagtctcatgtgcagtttacgaatggatgggttcaggagctgcagatcataaagccagcaagcagtgggaacacagtaatccGTACAAAGGtcagctgtgctcagacgggctctggcacctgctaaccgttagcgctaacaaccactcacgcatgtaatgtacttttaaagcatgtaatgtgcgTTCTCCGTGGTTCCGCCTCCAGgtaggaaagcggtggaaagttaacccattttctatgtttttcccatggcgatcatgtgttgcgctgttacagcccacaacacagcaacggtttaccatggttgaaatcaagttaaggtaaaattaatcaaattaaaacatgggtgagagagggagtacagtacgcggtagtcataggcagtagtctgagtagcggcggcggggcattcaacatggcggccacacaaagtaatacgtcatgacgcccaagccctattcaATCAGTCAATCTTttttgtcaactacaatttgcattgtaatcgaaattacagtttcagtacaaccgtccatcacatacatcacctACAGTTCCTGGACAGAAATCGCCTTTGCTCTTGGAAGAATGTAAGGGGCCTAAATGTcggaaacaactgtgttttctacttctgCGTGTTGTGGGGTGTAATACGCTGGGCGTAGGGGCGCAACGCTGCCCCCTAGAGTCTAAGAGAACAGCGCAACTTCAGAGGTAGAGCCGCACGGAGCGTAAATGCCGCAGACGTTGTGTCCGCATGTCTGCGCGGAACATacgtgcgtcaagcataaagcgacCTTAAGCCCTGTAAGAAAATAAGACGGCCATGCGCTAGAGCTAGCTAACAGCGCTGGGGCTAGCTAACAACGCTGGAGCTAGCTAACAACGCTGGAGCTAGTATTTGACCTGGAGTATCCAACTTGCctcaaagttttaaaatgaatctGAACCTGATTCTTGTACGCTGAGCAGAGATTCTGTAAAACACAGTGCAAGatatgtatttgtttgtttgtaaaaaaaaaaaaaacgatacaGGCAAggaaaggcaagtttatttatcaaGCACTTTTCAACAACAAGACTATTCAAAGTGCTCAAgtacatgaacagaaataataacagagggaaatatttattacaTAGGTAAAGAAAAACACTACAGTatcaaaggaataagctaagtaaatcttTGACTGGacttaaccctaaccctcatacattaacaaacatacagaaagcataaaatcacagtacttaattgtttatattcataataagaaataagcttGGTAAATCCTTTAGGGGTTTCTAATATAAAGTCATTTTGTCCAACTACAAAAATTCATccttagttttctttaaaaattgcTCTAACTTCTCATATTTCACTTTGTTGACTTTAGGACCACCTTAGATTGAGAaaagataaaacataaaaaaaaaaatagactgaTCAAACCTGGACTGATCTGACCTAGATACCTTTGAGGAATAACAGAGATCATTATCTCACAAACTGCTTTTGGTTTCGCCAGGTTTGGGCACGTCTGAGATTCCCACAGCAGGATAACCTCAATTTAAAAAGCAACGATTACGCAATAGTTAATGGCAAGATTTGTTGGAAGAAAATATGTAACAGGATCAAATTACTATTATGCAATAGAAAAGGAAGACTTATTGGTATTGCTGTGAAAATAAGGTGACACACTGGTTATTAGAGTTAGAAGTATTTTCCACAACATTTATTGGttgtgaagaaaaaataaaaacctattaAATTTAGTTGTAGATTTGAAGTGCTTGTAGCACAGAATAGTGTagatttttgtgcttttgcTCTTCATAGGGTAACAAAAGTCGGGGATGTTAACGAGTCTCTGGTTTCCTAATGATTGAAATCAACATTCTCACATGGGACGAGTGCCGtctagtggacctgcagcgcaCCGTTGTTTCCGTCAACGACGACGAGATAAACATTTCTGACTAAAACACtacgagagagagagattctTCGATGACGAGACTAGATGAAAATGTTAGTGGGTGGTCCGTCAGACGTTCAGAACGCGTGACGTCTCCACGTGTCGAGCAGGTAAACAGGCAACGGCTGAAAAGTAGCAGTGATGCTTCTCCATGCCACCATGTGTGGGCATGACCACCCCCACCGGAAATTCGCTACTCCATAGTTGCAGTGTGTTCTATAAATGGGCTTGGTGGTCGGAAATTATGAAAGGGTCTGTGGAAATACTCTAAATACGATCAATcccaaagggggaaaaaataataatgtattGGGAATAGCGTTTGGCGTCTAGCTTTTGAAAAGTTGGCTTCTTCTAGTTTAATAGAAGGAGAATAAGGATATctattggtaaaaaaacaaacatccatgTGGTCAATATTTGGACGGCTTGAACTAAGCCCTCAAAAGATAGGGAGCACTTTGTGcttcacaaaaccaaaaaatgaGTAACATGTCAGATTTGACATGTGAGCTCCACAGTGACGATacaggagcaaaaacaacatggagtcattgatgagggtgcTTCAGGGCGCCGCCTGAACGTCTGTCTGATTGCTCATCTAATGAGGCcgttagcttgttagctggtcGATGACAGGAGCTTGTTTACACACGCAACTGATGTgactaaaatgtgtttaaaatgaaaagcaatgaaaatattacgaatacacAGTTTATACAGGCTTAAAATCAAATAGTCCGGTCTTTACGTGCGTTTACCTGCACCAAGCTTTATTTCGAGTAGAAACTCTCTGACTTTGGCAGAGTTGTGAAATTTCCGTCAAACAACCGTAGAGGTTTAGTACTTCTTCATGTGGAAAGAAACAAGAAGAAGCGCGGAGGTGTGTTGGTGCTGACTGTTCTGAGCGCACCGAATGGACCCGCACCAGGTTCTGAGATGGTGGAGAACTCCTGAGAGAGCGAGAGGAAATTACGATCATCCCAAAACGTCCTGACCTGCACAGCGCTGCGGCTCCATCCACCACATGCAGGCGCCGTAAGTTCACGAGTTAATCGGAAACAATTGTTTAGATGGACGCTGGTCGGATTATGGATCATCAACCAATCCTCTTAATACAGTTTCATTCTGATGGCaataatttgttgattaagCTCTAAGTTTTAATTTGCTGGCAAGGTCTGAGTGAAGGTGCTGTCtgggagagaggagcagggctCTAAATCAACTTTTCAAGAataaagagtctttattgtttcGGGGAGACACTTGGAATGATAAGAGGCAGACCCAAATTAAATACACTTACAGAAAAACGAGGTATAAGCATCCCcttggaagaaataaaaagtattaaatatctaaCACCCTTTTTGACTCTTCGAAGAAAAATTAGAGAAACTTATAGAATAAACATTCttgcaataaaaatatgttggacaaatgtagcatgtagtaTTTACATAATAAGCAGCTTGTGTTGAAACAGTCTGAAATGGGCTGGGGGTTTATTTTAGTGTCATTGGTGGTGTTTTAGCACTGATTGTATTGTTATGCCCAATTTCTCCCCATAGATGCTCCAGTTTAAGGGTGAGGTTCAACCAAAGCGCATTTGACACCCCAGTTTTGGAAAATCGATTTTCTTACAACCCCCCACTTCTCATGTAACCgttcttaaagaaaacaacagaagtGGCAAAAATTCAGCGCTTTACAAACACCCCGAGATCAGAAATTGTCCTCCGAGTCCTTATCGGTGTGTCGTTGCTTTAAACCACAGAGACGCCATTAGAAAATATTTGATGTGGTGGATTTGAAACTAACGTTTTTATAACCTTGGTACACCTTGATTTTGGAAACCAGCCCCCTGCTCGGTTCTGTCTGTTCAATCTGTTAAACAGAGTCAGCgatggaatttatttatttattgctcggCCCGCTGACACTCAGGGGAAATAATGTCCTGCCAGAACCGAGTCAGGAAGAGCTACtagtattttaagtgcaaataacGGCGGCCCGCGAACTCAAGTCGTTTTCATGTCGCTCTCCTGCTCAAGGCAAACAGGAGTCTATTAGCTGAAAATATAAGGGCATCCCCCCAGAGAGAGGAAACTCTTTTCGCCGTATTGCCCCTGTTTCTCTGAACATGTAAACTTGAACAACGCAGAGACATTTGATCCAGTTGATGATGAAGCTGAACATTGTCAAGGTATTGCTTTCCTCGGCCCCCCCATGCACTTAACCTGAGACTTTGACCTTCATACGTtgtataaataatttatgaTTACTGATTACCTTCAAAACCGTAAAAAGCcttatgagggttttttttttttgaatttttcagttgtaacaaAGTGTTTATGTAATGTAACTATAACAATGACTTGCTGTGTTATTCAGACCCCTGGAACCTTTTCACTTCCTCtcatgttacagccacaaactgctgggtagtttttttttttttaaggatttggTTTTTGCAGACCAACACAACAAGGCTTGCTCTCCATTTTAGAGCAAATGATGTTTgcttttcattgttattttaaagatacaaatcttaaaagtgtgccCGGCTTTATGCGATTTCCTTGTCTGCAGCCATGCCTCTTAAGAAAATGGCTCAAGCTCAGTGAGTTAGTTTCTGGAGAACATGATCAGTTTGATATCTGAGCATCTCTTGTGGTAAGCTGTATGTACCATGGTTTCAGTCGGGTCGCCTTTTTCCAGAAATGTCACTTCACCTGAATTACTGACGTGTGCGCGTTTCACATTTCAGCCAAGTCAAATAGGTAGCTACCAGTTGAGGTCATGAAACAGCTCGGTGGATGCTGACATCtatcttttcatttatttatttatttatttattttttatgaggTTGATTGATCTGTCCCAAAAAAAACGTTCTTAATGGCAAACTTAGGGTTTCTCTAAAGTTTGAACGCCTGATTTGAGCTTGATGCGTGGTCCAAACACTATATAAAGGTTCCACTGTGGGTTTTATGAAGTAATGAAATCTATAAACACCAGCAGTCAACCAGCCTGACACGCGACATTCAAACATGGATGCAAATTGGTGAGCTTGAAAGTCATTTATAGCTTACAGCGCAAAGGAATCGGCGAGGGTGGGTGGGTGGTTGtttgggtggggggggagaAAGATTACGTCTGTTTCTGCAGGAGCTGTAATTGCAGGTTGCAGAAGGAAGCACAGCTTTCAGGATGATTGTTTTCTTGGAAATATCTTCTACTTAATTTAGATTATATTTTACTCTTGGTTTTAGCCCAAGGTTGCACACACTCACCAGCctaggagtgttttttttttttttacggccCATCCTAAAATCAGGAATGTATCGATGTTACGATTTGGCTCTTaaggtttttacattttttgttgtttgtttttttgaggaTGGCAGtggtttgaaataaaatataagcgtaagggggggggggggagaataCCACTGCACCAGAAATAAATATCGACATCTTTTCTGTCCCTGTTTCCATTAAATTAAACGAGGTCCCTGCTTCACGGTTACGGACTCGGACGCTAGACATGTCCAGCTTCAGTTTGACGTGAGGTCATCCTAACCTGCAGGCATCAACCTGCAAGCTGTTTGAGCTGGAACTGCTCTTGTGCTTCTGGGAAATCTTTGACAAGCATCTCGCATTTCAGCGATTTGCTCCGTGACATTAGAGATGACCGGTGAGCTAAAACCCAtagtggcaaaaaaacaaacaaaaataaaataaaatctgaatgaTCTGTTTTCCAATTTAAGATTTCATCGGCAACGCTGGCACAGTTTTGTATCACAGAAGACGAGCAGATGGCTTTGTCATGCCTGAGTGGCCAAAATGCCATGtgatttattctttttctttctggttTCCACGTTCAGGCTGAGCGGTTGCAACACTCCCCGGGTCGCTGTGTCCAAAGGTCGATTCGGCCCTCTCGTGTCAGAGTCAAGCCGTGTGACGCTTTAACCTTGGACGCGGCATTCACGCCGGCGTCTGGCTCTGCAGAGGTGCTGGCGAGGTGTTTTTAAAGAGACAGACGTTCTGCGCCGCGTCGCTCTGATTCTGTCACCGTGGCCTGCATTATTAATCTGCTTCCAAGTCGGTTTGTTTTGGGAAATTTCGGAGACGATCTTATTGCGCCGCTTGTTGTGGGAGACACCCTAAATGTGGACCGCACTTTGGTTGTGTGTCACCTTGCATTTCTGGTTTCTGATCTTTTCTTCTGATCGGTTGCTGCTTGTCACAACTGGgcgcctttttaaaaaaaaaaaaaaaaaaaaaaatcctaatggCATCAGCCTGTCATGAAACTCAGCTTGTTCTGAGTATATCTCAATAATGTGATCTAAAGGCACTTTGTAGGATAAAAAGCGCCAATGTGCGGCTAAATTGGCTGAACCTTGGTCCAAACTAGCTTCAAACTGATATGATTCATTCCACTGACATTCAGTCGTATGATCAGGTTCAGATCCAATTTATTTTATAGATCgatcaatcaaaaaatataatACAGTCCAATCAAAGGGGATCATTGAATCTGTTTAAGGACACTCAGACGACTGCATCAAGTCGTTGACTCTCCAGCAGGCCGTCAGCCTCAgaagcatgtggcgacagtgggaTGAAACAATAACCTCTAAGTGGGAAGCAATCTCCGGCCGGTTCATTATCAGCGTGTATCAGCTGGATGCCAAAAGCTCCTTACAGAGGGGGACAAAGACCGTAGCAGTAGCATGTCTGGCTGTGGTTTCGTCCAGGAACAAGTCACAGCTAAACGCTGAAGCATTaggccaggagtactttctatgtgattCTCAAAGGC is part of the Fundulus heteroclitus isolate FHET01 chromosome 13, MU-UCD_Fhet_4.1, whole genome shotgun sequence genome and harbors:
- the tmem64 gene encoding transmembrane protein 64, coding for MSGATTVQLFTKLVKHGLGKTQIQLNRWLQRTAAEDCEKIDILICGAFEERSVGAGKSDGDPDVIADAAGPPFSSSGEFRHPCCITTFCFKSALLACILTAVCFSSVGLVRQYLKDLLLWVESLDSFVGAMLFIVGLIVVSFPCGWGYIVLNVAAGYLYGFVLGMGLVMVGVLIGTFVAHLVCKRLLSDWVLNKVGNSDQLSAVIRVVEGGSGLKIVALARLTPIPFGLQNAVFSITDVSLPNYLVASSVGLLPTQLLNSYLGTTLRTMEDVIAEQSISGYFVFSLQIIISIGLMFYVVHRAQVELNAAIAACQMELKSSHMNGSSTNHSGFSYCSKRATAGGGSSCINVV